The Candidatus Acidiferrales bacterium genome window below encodes:
- a CDS encoding peptidylprolyl isomerase, whose translation MNRYVNGFAKLTRSRSSILRILLLLGLSAVVNAGMQAQETPKANPPKPAATKPSARTPRATATTAQTKPATAPAQAAGASRVVVRFGAHKLTAAEFEGMVNSLPPQYQTMARGGAKRRIAEEYAKMLALADEARRRHLDQREPTRTRIEFSVNNMLAAAAYQEIQSQTEVSDAETQAYYDAHTSDFERVRARHILVALAGGPAAKADKLELTDEQAKAKAEDLRKQILAGADFAKLAKENSDDSASAEKGGDLGYFRRGQMAPEFEKAAFALKPKELSEPVKSPFGYHLIEVEDHSTTPLADVKTEISSSVKTEKVNRVVTALMGGQPVFDEDYFKPAASPATPPAQPSQPAPPPKP comes from the coding sequence ATGAACCGTTACGTCAATGGGTTTGCCAAGCTCACCAGAAGCAGGTCTTCGATTTTGAGGATTCTGCTCTTGCTCGGGCTTTCGGCTGTTGTCAACGCGGGGATGCAGGCACAAGAAACCCCGAAAGCAAATCCTCCCAAGCCCGCGGCTACGAAGCCTTCTGCCCGAACACCCCGGGCCACCGCAACTACAGCTCAAACCAAGCCGGCGACGGCTCCGGCCCAAGCGGCCGGCGCAAGCCGCGTCGTGGTGCGCTTTGGTGCCCACAAACTAACCGCCGCCGAGTTTGAAGGCATGGTGAATTCTCTGCCCCCTCAATACCAGACGATGGCGCGAGGCGGGGCCAAACGGCGTATCGCCGAGGAGTATGCCAAGATGCTGGCGCTCGCCGACGAAGCTCGCCGGCGGCATCTGGACCAACGCGAGCCCACCCGCACAAGGATCGAGTTCAGCGTCAACAACATGCTGGCGGCCGCGGCGTATCAAGAGATTCAGTCGCAAACCGAAGTCAGCGATGCTGAAACGCAGGCTTACTATGACGCCCACACGAGTGACTTCGAGCGCGTCCGTGCCCGGCATATTCTGGTTGCGCTCGCGGGCGGGCCGGCGGCAAAAGCCGATAAGCTGGAATTGACCGATGAGCAGGCAAAGGCAAAAGCCGAAGATCTCCGCAAACAAATTCTCGCCGGAGCCGATTTTGCCAAACTTGCCAAGGAAAACTCAGACGACTCTGCCTCGGCCGAAAAGGGCGGGGATCTGGGATATTTCCGCCGCGGGCAGATGGCGCCCGAGTTTGAGAAGGCTGCTTTTGCGCTGAAACCAAAAGAATTGAGCGAACCCGTCAAATCGCCTTTTGGCTATCACCTCATCGAAGTCGAGGACCATTCCACTACCCCGCTGGCTGACGTCAAAACGGAAATTTCGAGCAGCGTGAAAACCGAGAAAGTGAACCGGGTGGTGACGGCGCTCATGGGAGGCCAGCCGGTCTTCGACGAGGATTACTTTAAGCCGGCCGCGTCACCGGCTACGCCTCCGGCGCAGCCGTCCCAGCCCGCGCCTCCACCAAAGCCGTAG
- the tilS gene encoding tRNA lysidine(34) synthetase TilS, translating into MLRQNWLATIIVGMGDLRSKILSTIRRYGMFHPGDRVGVAVSGGADSVSLLRLLESLRQPLGINLLVLHLNHQLRGEASDEDEEFVARLAKEFDLEMVCRRAQVRAYAEKERLNLEEAGRRLRAKFFESLTGSGRVDRIAVGHTADDQAETVLARLLRGSGTKGLAGIHPVVGRIVRPLLEVRRAELRTYLAALGQKWREDPTNLDTRRLRNRLRLELLPQLERSYNRRIVSLLGNLAERARGEEAFWSALAKGELNRILRPHQDGIEVEVADLLSGGTVGLESGEARRALARRLIRGLLEAVRGDLRRITGTHVEQVLRLAESRAGAGRLEVPGVRCDRSQSRLYLRKSDRAESTQSRESFSYPAPLPGTVTLKEIGRRLTLKFIDVRDLERGYNAEWMVLDADRVADELLIRNWRPGDAYRPCGARRTKKLKTLFAERGIPNRERAGWPVLLAGNEIIWARGFPVAEAVAVTAATRRALLIEEGTL; encoded by the coding sequence TTGCTCCGTCAGAATTGGCTTGCTACCATTATCGTCGGGATGGGTGACCTGCGCAGCAAGATTCTCTCGACCATTCGCCGGTACGGAATGTTTCATCCCGGCGATCGCGTGGGGGTGGCTGTCTCCGGCGGCGCTGACTCGGTCAGCCTGCTGCGCCTCCTGGAGAGCCTGCGCCAGCCGCTTGGGATCAACCTGCTTGTCCTTCACCTGAACCACCAGCTTCGCGGTGAAGCTTCAGACGAGGACGAAGAGTTTGTCGCCCGCCTGGCCAAAGAGTTCGACCTTGAGATGGTTTGCCGTCGGGCTCAAGTTCGCGCGTACGCCGAAAAGGAACGGCTCAACTTGGAAGAGGCTGGCCGGCGGCTGCGGGCCAAGTTTTTTGAAAGCCTCACGGGCAGCGGTCGGGTGGATCGTATCGCGGTAGGCCACACTGCCGACGACCAAGCGGAGACGGTGCTGGCTCGCCTGCTGCGCGGCTCGGGAACAAAAGGGCTGGCGGGCATCCATCCGGTGGTGGGCCGAATTGTTCGGCCGCTCCTTGAGGTTCGCCGCGCGGAATTGCGAACTTATCTCGCCGCGCTCGGCCAGAAATGGCGCGAGGACCCGACGAACCTGGACACGCGCCGGCTGCGCAATCGCCTCCGGCTTGAGCTCTTGCCTCAACTCGAACGTAGCTACAACCGGCGGATTGTGTCCCTGCTCGGCAATCTCGCTGAGCGAGCTCGGGGGGAGGAGGCCTTTTGGTCGGCCTTGGCCAAGGGGGAACTCAACCGGATTCTGCGGCCCCATCAAGATGGCATCGAAGTGGAAGTGGCGGATCTGCTGAGCGGGGGAACGGTCGGGCTCGAATCCGGCGAGGCCCGACGGGCCCTCGCCCGACGGTTAATCCGCGGCCTGCTCGAAGCGGTGCGGGGCGATTTGCGCCGTATTACCGGCACGCATGTCGAGCAGGTGCTTCGCTTGGCGGAAAGTCGGGCGGGAGCGGGCCGGCTGGAGGTGCCCGGAGTGCGATGCGACCGTTCCCAGAGCCGCCTCTACTTGAGAAAAAGCGACCGGGCAGAAAGCACGCAAAGCCGGGAAAGCTTTTCCTATCCAGCGCCTCTGCCGGGTACTGTTACCTTAAAGGAAATCGGCCGGCGCCTAACGCTTAAATTCATTGACGTTAGAGACTTAGAGCGGGGTTATAATGCCGAATGGATGGTTTTGGACGCTGACCGGGTGGCAGATGAGCTGCTCATTCGGAATTGGCGGCCGGGGGATGCTTATCGGCCCTGCGGGGCGCGGCGAACCAAGAAGCTCAAGACGCTGTTCGCCGAGCGAGGCATCCCCAACCGCGAGCGGGCGGGTTGGCCGGTGCTGCTGGCGGGCAACGAGATCATCTGGGCCCGTGGTTTTCCTGTGGCGGAGGCGGTGGCCGTCACCGCCGCCACACGCCGGGCGTTGTTGATTGAGGAAGGAACTCTTTGA
- a CDS encoding Clp protease N-terminal domain-containing protein: protein MSGTSPAGANQPAAGAPIAFERFSERLRRALVIADYEARFLVTGTIEAGHLLFGIVQEDTEKMSELSQGKLTPHGVRRRLKEEWSGRLQPEPSDETEMRLSEEAARLLRRTDEEARSAGSLTSEPLHLLLATLRDGASLAAKLLAEAGMTVEVVLARLSRPAPGAVSGAVGGEPLGR, encoded by the coding sequence GTGAGCGGAACTTCTCCAGCCGGAGCGAATCAACCCGCAGCCGGGGCGCCCATTGCGTTTGAGCGCTTCAGCGAGCGCCTGCGGCGGGCGCTTGTGATTGCCGACTATGAGGCCCGCTTTCTGGTGACCGGTACGATTGAGGCCGGCCACCTGCTTTTTGGCATCGTGCAGGAAGACACCGAGAAAATGAGCGAGCTCTCTCAAGGGAAATTGACGCCGCATGGGGTGCGACGGCGACTGAAAGAAGAGTGGAGCGGCCGGCTCCAGCCCGAGCCGTCGGACGAAACGGAAATGCGCCTTTCCGAAGAGGCGGCGCGGCTGCTTCGTCGCACCGACGAAGAAGCTCGGTCGGCGGGCTCGCTCACCTCGGAGCCGCTCCACCTCCTCCTGGCTACCCTGCGGGACGGAGCTTCTCTGGCAGCCAAGCTCCTCGCCGAAGCCGGCATGACCGTTGAGGTCGTGTTGGCGCGTTTGAGCCGCCCGGCGCCGGGGGCTGTCAGTGGCGCGGTGGGCGGCGAGCCGCTCGGCCGCTGA